From a region of the Corallococcus coralloides DSM 2259 genome:
- a CDS encoding general secretion pathway protein GspE has protein sequence MNPPPSVPPGPGPNRKRRLGEILMDAGLLTETQLRTALAEQRKWGGRLGLTLVQMGVVDESSMVHALSRQLAIPTVNLDTHVPVPNALQALRVDIAERYTVFPIAYEPGTKTLTVATSDPTNVESLQELAFHSGQKLQVVVATASSIERAIRHHYHGEVTSTAATPLSFGMDEATFELAPPQQPEAPPRAPTPPPVVRDVELASKVEALTQQVADLERMVAQQARVMRAMMDALEARGALTREEVQAKAR, from the coding sequence GTGAATCCTCCCCCTTCTGTTCCTCCCGGCCCGGGCCCCAATCGCAAGCGGCGGTTGGGCGAGATCCTGATGGACGCCGGCCTGCTCACTGAAACCCAGCTGCGGACGGCGCTCGCCGAGCAGCGCAAGTGGGGCGGCCGGTTGGGCCTCACCCTGGTGCAGATGGGCGTCGTGGACGAAAGCTCCATGGTGCATGCCCTATCGCGGCAGCTGGCCATCCCCACGGTGAACCTGGACACGCATGTCCCCGTGCCGAACGCCCTCCAGGCGCTGCGCGTGGACATCGCCGAGCGCTACACCGTCTTCCCCATCGCCTACGAGCCCGGCACCAAGACGCTCACCGTGGCCACGTCGGATCCCACCAACGTGGAGTCGCTCCAGGAGTTGGCCTTCCACTCCGGCCAGAAGCTCCAGGTCGTGGTGGCGACGGCGTCCTCCATCGAGCGCGCCATCCGGCACCACTACCACGGCGAGGTCACCTCCACGGCCGCCACGCCGCTGAGCTTCGGCATGGACGAGGCCACGTTCGAGCTGGCCCCGCCGCAGCAGCCCGAGGCCCCGCCGCGAGCCCCCACCCCGCCGCCCGTGGTGCGCGACGTGGAGCTGGCGTCGAAGGTGGAGGCGCTCACGCAGCAGGTGGCGGACCTGGAGCGCATGGTGGCGCAGCAGGCGCGCGTGATGCGCGCGATGATGGACGCGCTGGAGGCCCGGGGCGCGTTGACCCGCGAGGAGGTCCAGGCGAAGGCCCGGTGA
- a CDS encoding SLC13 family permease, translating into MALAIFLFTYIFIAGARLPFIKLDRPGGALLGATLMVVAGAVTPAEVFGHSADRGQQAIDMDTIVLLLGMMLLAVYLAQANFFRAAGAKALKVAHTPRLLLVAVTFVSAFLSAFLVNDTVCLFLTPLVLVVVEDARLPPVPYLLAVCMGSNSGSVATFTGNPQNMLIQGASGLGYARFAAYMALPAVLSTLIVAVALLYLFRKELPSTRFETHPPPLEVDRRLLALGLGSLLGVVVAFFAGLPMSWSALAGGVLVMSLSGHEPREALERVDWVLLLFFASLFVVVHGVHKAGWAEEIRHVFSPLMAGPPWRETLGFAGLTLVASNLFSNVPFVMLARAWVPSMQEPELAWHVLALGSTLAGNLTLVGSVANLIVFEAARGKVRMGFMDYLRVGVPVTLISFAVGLGVLLAEHALF; encoded by the coding sequence GTGGCGCTCGCGATCTTCCTGTTCACATACATCTTCATCGCCGGGGCGAGGCTGCCCTTCATCAAGCTGGACCGTCCCGGAGGCGCGCTGCTGGGCGCCACGCTGATGGTCGTCGCCGGGGCCGTCACGCCCGCGGAGGTCTTCGGCCACAGCGCGGACCGGGGCCAGCAGGCCATTGACATGGACACCATCGTCCTCTTGCTGGGGATGATGCTGCTGGCCGTGTACCTGGCGCAGGCGAACTTCTTCCGCGCCGCCGGGGCCAAGGCCCTCAAGGTCGCGCACACGCCTCGGCTGCTCCTGGTGGCCGTGACGTTCGTGAGCGCGTTCCTGTCCGCGTTCCTCGTCAACGACACCGTGTGCCTGTTCCTCACGCCGCTGGTGCTGGTGGTGGTGGAGGACGCCCGCCTGCCGCCCGTGCCGTACCTGCTCGCGGTGTGCATGGGCAGCAACAGCGGCTCCGTGGCCACCTTCACCGGCAACCCGCAGAACATGCTGATCCAGGGTGCGTCCGGCCTGGGCTACGCGCGGTTCGCCGCGTACATGGCCCTGCCCGCGGTGCTCTCCACGCTCATCGTCGCCGTGGCGCTGCTCTACCTCTTCCGCAAGGAGCTGCCGTCCACGCGCTTCGAAACGCACCCGCCCCCGCTGGAGGTGGACCGCCGGCTGCTCGCGCTGGGACTGGGAAGCCTGCTGGGCGTGGTGGTGGCGTTCTTCGCCGGCCTGCCCATGAGCTGGAGCGCGCTCGCGGGCGGCGTGCTGGTCATGTCCCTGTCCGGGCACGAGCCGCGCGAGGCCCTGGAGCGCGTGGACTGGGTGCTGCTGCTCTTCTTCGCCAGCCTCTTCGTCGTCGTGCACGGCGTGCACAAGGCGGGCTGGGCGGAGGAGATCCGCCACGTGTTCTCCCCGCTGATGGCCGGGCCGCCGTGGCGCGAGACGCTGGGCTTCGCGGGCCTGACGCTGGTGGCGTCCAACCTCTTCAGCAACGTGCCGTTCGTGATGCTGGCACGCGCGTGGGTGCCATCCATGCAGGAGCCGGAGCTGGCGTGGCACGTGCTCGCGCTGGGCTCCACGCTCGCGGGCAACCTCACGCTGGTGGGCAGCGTGGCGAACCTCATCGTCTTCGAAGCCGCACGCGGCAAGGTCCGCATGGGCTTCATGGACTACCTGCGCGTGGGCGTGCCCGTGACGCTGATCAGCTTCGCGGTGGGCCTGGGGGTGCTCCTGGCCGAGCACGCCCTCTTCTAG
- a CDS encoding DEAD/DEAH box helicase, whose amino-acid sequence MKPEKETEAFSGPRRTPWSGARGLDAVLQGWRTDRQVWPNIVHDAVTPARSGVFAPLPEGLSPQVRDALKRRGVEQLFSHQAEAYERARDGESLVIATPTASGKSLCYNLPLLDRFAREPEARALYLFPTKALSRDQEESLRAFMREAGLGHGAITFDGDTPGDARRAARERAGVVLTNPDMLHTGILPHHANWARLFANLRYVVIDELHTYRGVFGSHLANVLRRLQRVARFHGASPTFILASATIGNPKAHAERMLGREVALVSESGAPSGERRVLVYNPPVVNAELGIRASYLKSAVRLTSDLVRAGVSTLLFGQSRNNVEVMLKYLRDRFVEEKLDPSLIQGYRGGYLPGTRRATEAAMRAGEVRCVVATNALELGIDIGSLDAVVCAGYPGSVAALAQRFGRAGRRGMGSLALLVTSSAPLDQYFAADPRALTGAPVEHARIDPDNVEILVQHLKCAAFELPFEEGDAFGDVPVENTTEALDFLTQHQVVHPSQAPEGGRRMFHWSSDAYPAHHVSLRSVGWDNVVVIERGTDKTLAEMDFRSAHTQLHEQAIYQHDSEQYQVEMLDLENHKAFVRKVAPDYFTDAMTNVRVSVIQEDQGAPLGPALHAGLGEVSVIEKVVGYKKIKFHTHENVGYGDVRLPEMQMHTSALWLTVPEAVVRNMDAPRPAVIDALRGLGSALRTVACVGLMSDPRDLGRTLGSKDEPDGPPRKDGGVGFDPTLFLYDNVPGGVGLAARLYDQREELLLRGRKLLESCPCEDGCPACIGPAAGGQPGSAPSGSHPRKRLALELLAALGVAGVQ is encoded by the coding sequence ATGAAGCCCGAGAAGGAAACCGAGGCCTTCTCCGGCCCGCGCCGCACGCCGTGGTCGGGAGCTCGCGGACTGGACGCCGTCCTCCAGGGATGGCGGACGGACCGGCAGGTGTGGCCGAACATCGTCCACGACGCCGTGACGCCGGCCCGCTCCGGTGTGTTCGCGCCGCTGCCGGAGGGGCTGTCCCCCCAGGTCCGTGACGCGCTCAAGCGCCGGGGCGTGGAGCAGCTCTTTTCCCACCAGGCCGAGGCCTACGAGCGGGCCCGCGACGGGGAGAGCCTGGTCATCGCCACGCCGACCGCGTCCGGCAAGAGCCTCTGCTACAACCTGCCGCTGTTGGACCGCTTCGCGCGCGAGCCGGAAGCGCGGGCGCTCTACCTGTTCCCCACCAAGGCCCTGTCGCGTGATCAGGAAGAGTCGCTGCGCGCGTTCATGCGCGAGGCGGGCCTGGGCCACGGCGCCATCACCTTCGACGGTGACACGCCGGGCGACGCGCGCCGGGCGGCTCGGGAGCGCGCGGGCGTGGTGCTCACCAACCCGGACATGCTCCACACGGGCATCCTGCCGCACCATGCGAACTGGGCGCGGCTGTTCGCGAACCTGCGCTACGTGGTGATTGACGAGCTGCACACGTACCGGGGCGTCTTCGGTTCGCACCTGGCGAACGTGCTGCGGCGGTTGCAGCGGGTGGCGCGGTTCCATGGGGCTTCGCCCACGTTCATCCTGGCGTCGGCGACCATCGGCAACCCGAAGGCGCACGCGGAGCGGATGCTGGGACGCGAGGTGGCGCTCGTGTCGGAGAGCGGGGCGCCATCCGGTGAGCGCCGGGTGCTGGTCTACAACCCGCCGGTGGTGAACGCGGAGCTGGGCATCCGCGCCAGCTATCTCAAGAGCGCGGTGCGGCTCACCTCGGACCTGGTGCGCGCGGGCGTGTCCACGCTGTTGTTCGGCCAGTCGCGCAACAACGTGGAGGTGATGCTCAAGTACCTCCGCGACCGGTTCGTGGAGGAGAAGCTGGACCCGTCGCTCATCCAGGGCTACCGGGGCGGCTACCTGCCGGGCACCCGCCGCGCGACGGAGGCCGCGATGCGCGCGGGCGAGGTGCGCTGCGTGGTGGCCACCAACGCGCTGGAGCTGGGCATCGACATCGGCTCGCTGGACGCGGTGGTGTGCGCGGGCTACCCGGGCTCCGTGGCGGCGCTGGCGCAGCGCTTCGGCCGCGCGGGCCGGCGAGGCATGGGGAGCCTGGCGCTGCTGGTGACGTCCAGCGCGCCGTTGGATCAATACTTCGCGGCGGATCCGCGCGCGCTCACGGGCGCTCCGGTGGAGCACGCGCGGATTGATCCGGACAACGTGGAGATCTTGGTCCAGCACCTGAAGTGCGCGGCGTTCGAGCTGCCCTTCGAGGAAGGGGACGCCTTCGGCGACGTGCCGGTGGAGAACACCACGGAGGCGCTGGACTTCCTCACGCAGCACCAGGTGGTGCACCCGTCGCAGGCGCCGGAGGGCGGACGGCGGATGTTCCACTGGTCGTCGGACGCGTATCCGGCGCACCACGTGTCGTTGCGCAGCGTGGGCTGGGACAACGTGGTGGTCATCGAGCGCGGCACGGACAAGACGCTGGCGGAGATGGACTTCCGCTCGGCGCATACGCAACTGCACGAGCAGGCCATCTACCAGCACGACTCCGAGCAGTATCAGGTGGAGATGCTGGACCTGGAGAACCACAAGGCGTTCGTGCGCAAGGTGGCGCCGGACTACTTCACGGACGCGATGACGAACGTGCGCGTGAGCGTCATCCAGGAGGACCAGGGCGCGCCGCTGGGGCCCGCGCTGCACGCGGGGCTGGGCGAGGTGTCCGTCATCGAGAAGGTGGTCGGCTACAAGAAGATCAAGTTCCACACGCACGAGAACGTGGGCTACGGCGACGTGCGGTTGCCGGAGATGCAGATGCACACGTCGGCGCTGTGGCTGACGGTGCCGGAGGCGGTGGTGCGGAACATGGACGCGCCCCGGCCCGCGGTCATCGACGCGCTGCGAGGCCTGGGTTCCGCGCTGCGCACGGTGGCGTGCGTGGGGTTGATGAGCGACCCGCGCGACCTGGGCCGGACGCTGGGCAGCAAGGACGAGCCGGACGGTCCTCCGCGCAAGGACGGAGGCGTGGGCTTCGATCCGACGCTGTTCCTCTACGACAACGTGCCCGGCGGAGTGGGGCTGGCGGCTCGGCTGTACGACCAGCGAGAGGAGCTGCTCCTGCGAGGGCGCAAGCTGCTGGAGTCGTGCCCGTGCGAGGATGGGTGTCCGGCGTGCATCGGGCCGGCGGCGGGTGGGCAGCCGGGGAGCGCGCCGTCGGGGTCGCATCCGCGCAAGCGGCTGGCGTTGGAACTGCTGGCGGCGCTCGGCGTCGCCGGGGTGCAGTGA
- a CDS encoding ribonuclease H-like domain-containing protein, with translation MDLKRKLSRLTSAGPGTQARAPVNTVAVAPGVETPAVEARAQDAAVSRIPPVEEAGTTTLAEVLVQALRKRMSMDEEGEPPLEVPPPRDVPSQEAGRADGLVDLREEARRRFAAKRGGATEPGASDPRVEELRQMLSFWAERQGTASARKAVAPVPEPRALPVEARATPHGTVHVAEQVYAPDHRHGTAPVAAALDVEARLVAGLALHPELESVDFTRMLMLDTETTGLAGGTGTVPFLVGLGWFEGRSMRVQQLFLRRMGEEAPMLRLLAERMASSSCLVTYNGKSFDWPLLRTRFVLNRVPVPKELPHLDLLHCARRVFKHRGEGARLVHLESKVLGHHRVGDVDGSLIPELYFRFLRGTDGSELVPVLEHNQKDLLLLAALMGDLVRRFQSEGTERQDPRDLLGFAQVAERAGDAARALTFAKAAAESGGPVGIEALVLASRLCRRSGDCETAVAHLQRALTFAKPGQGAVLHLSLTKLYEHSLKDLPRALYHARLAAPVELPEDHQLRLERLERRLSRQGA, from the coding sequence ATGGACCTGAAGCGCAAGCTGTCCCGACTCACCAGCGCGGGCCCCGGCACTCAGGCCCGGGCGCCCGTGAACACCGTGGCGGTGGCTCCGGGGGTGGAGACACCGGCGGTGGAGGCGCGCGCGCAGGATGCGGCGGTGTCTCGGATTCCGCCGGTGGAAGAGGCGGGGACGACCACCCTCGCGGAGGTGCTGGTCCAGGCGCTGCGCAAGCGCATGTCCATGGACGAGGAGGGTGAGCCTCCCCTCGAGGTGCCTCCGCCTCGGGATGTTCCCTCCCAGGAGGCAGGGCGCGCGGACGGCCTCGTGGACCTGCGCGAGGAGGCGCGGCGGCGGTTCGCGGCGAAGCGGGGCGGCGCGACGGAGCCCGGTGCTTCGGATCCCCGGGTGGAAGAGCTGCGCCAGATGCTGTCGTTCTGGGCGGAGCGTCAGGGCACGGCGTCCGCTCGGAAGGCGGTGGCGCCGGTCCCCGAGCCGCGGGCCCTGCCAGTGGAGGCGCGGGCGACGCCGCATGGCACGGTGCACGTGGCCGAGCAGGTGTATGCGCCGGACCACCGTCACGGCACGGCGCCGGTGGCGGCGGCGCTCGACGTGGAGGCGCGGCTGGTCGCGGGGCTGGCGCTGCATCCGGAGCTGGAGTCGGTGGACTTCACGCGGATGCTGATGCTGGACACGGAGACGACGGGGCTCGCGGGCGGCACGGGCACGGTGCCGTTCCTGGTGGGCCTGGGCTGGTTCGAGGGCCGCTCGATGCGCGTGCAGCAGCTCTTCCTGCGGCGCATGGGAGAAGAGGCGCCCATGCTGCGCCTGCTGGCCGAGCGCATGGCGTCGTCGTCCTGCCTCGTCACGTACAACGGCAAGAGCTTCGACTGGCCGCTGCTCCGCACGCGCTTCGTGCTCAACCGGGTGCCGGTGCCGAAGGAGCTGCCGCACCTGGACCTGCTGCACTGCGCGCGGCGCGTGTTCAAGCACCGGGGCGAGGGCGCCCGGCTGGTGCACCTGGAGTCGAAGGTGTTGGGGCATCACCGGGTGGGGGACGTGGACGGCTCATTGATCCCGGAGCTGTACTTCCGCTTCCTGCGGGGCACGGACGGGTCGGAGCTGGTGCCGGTGCTGGAGCACAACCAGAAGGACCTGCTGCTGCTGGCGGCGCTGATGGGCGATCTGGTGCGCCGCTTCCAGTCGGAAGGCACGGAGCGGCAGGACCCCCGGGATCTGCTGGGCTTCGCGCAGGTGGCGGAGAGGGCAGGGGATGCGGCGCGGGCGCTGACGTTCGCGAAGGCCGCGGCGGAGAGCGGAGGCCCGGTGGGAATCGAAGCGCTGGTGCTGGCCTCACGCCTCTGCCGTCGCTCGGGAGACTGCGAGACGGCGGTGGCGCACCTGCAGCGGGCGCTCACGTTCGCGAAGCCCGGGCAGGGCGCGGTGCTGCACCTGTCCCTGACGAAGCTCTACGAGCACTCCCTCAAGGACCTGCCCCGGGCCCTGTACCACGCCAGGCTCGCCGCCCCCGTGGAGCTGCCCGAGGACCACCAGCTCCGCCTGGAGCGCCTGGAGCGCCGGCTGTCGCGTCAGGGAGCCTGA
- a CDS encoding HlyD family efflux transporter periplasmic adaptor subunit → MDPRPESSPPPVPSSPKPTSRFSRRAWAWSAVGAVVTLGVLAGMVRVDRSARGPVLIQQGEWVDVPAPAAGRVMSVDVGLTASVKAGQVVARLETASGAAEVVAPLKAIVGRVEVTKGAQVEAGQPVVSLLNKDVLPSLSVLLPEEYRQELAPGMPLEFQLPDMPYPLEAVIEQVEGPEESLQFAKAQRRAGAYPEGAVLVRAHVPARNYERDGKSRVYQDGEWGRVQVKLGTQRLLVAWFPGLRDALP, encoded by the coding sequence ATGGATCCACGGCCCGAGTCCTCTCCTCCGCCTGTCCCCTCTTCCCCCAAGCCGACGTCCCGCTTTTCACGGCGGGCATGGGCCTGGAGCGCGGTGGGAGCGGTGGTGACGCTGGGGGTGCTCGCGGGAATGGTCCGGGTGGACCGTTCCGCGCGTGGCCCGGTGCTGATTCAGCAGGGCGAGTGGGTGGACGTCCCGGCCCCGGCCGCGGGGCGAGTGATGTCGGTGGACGTGGGGCTGACCGCGTCGGTCAAGGCCGGGCAGGTGGTGGCGCGGCTGGAGACGGCGTCCGGGGCGGCGGAGGTGGTGGCGCCGCTGAAGGCGATCGTGGGCCGGGTGGAGGTGACGAAGGGCGCCCAGGTGGAGGCGGGGCAGCCGGTGGTGTCGTTGCTGAACAAGGACGTGCTGCCGTCGCTCTCCGTGCTGCTCCCGGAGGAGTACCGGCAGGAGCTGGCCCCGGGGATGCCGTTGGAGTTCCAGCTGCCGGACATGCCCTACCCGCTCGAAGCGGTCATCGAGCAGGTGGAAGGTCCGGAGGAGTCGCTCCAGTTCGCGAAGGCGCAGCGGCGAGCCGGGGCGTACCCGGAAGGCGCGGTGCTGGTCCGGGCGCACGTGCCGGCCCGGAACTACGAGCGGGACGGCAAGAGTCGCGTCTACCAGGACGGCGAGTGGGGCCGGGTCCAGGTGAAGCTGGGCACACAGCGGCTGCTCGTCGCGTGGTTCCCGGGCTTGCGTGATGCACTGCCGTGA
- a CDS encoding OmpA family protein, producing MRLVDSSFLKFGSLVLAGLLAPGAFAAEPTREEQVRAELERQLRDMVPESPSEVQVLFAGFKPEDGYRLVETDFLLDGEPLAVPGLDELNAPGVHRLANLKVEPGEHTLVSRVTYTNGSWSLFSETNGFLWKITASVGFQTQRGLRVVVKASPSVVPNAPDPRLKLKLTHAVTAEMIQPLKDEPAVVTAPPVKPAPVDAGAPVKVAQPTPPPDAGVKPTTTVVSVTPPVERPPVAASRLRLQVTSKKPTSATAFVRGPGEPLKLTVPGKKPQDVPLSAGAYTVDLIADGFLAQTRQVVLAAGADTSLAFALVPAPKAAKAAKVQEGRIELPQPLSFDEKKPVPAKASLAGLDLAVDLLVRDPKARLRIEGHTDSKEVPEPARQSLSDARARAVADMLIRAGVAPSRVEAVGLGDRSPKAPNLIPRGRELNRRVELVLLRP from the coding sequence ATGCGCCTCGTGGATTCCTCCTTCCTCAAATTCGGGTCCCTGGTCCTCGCCGGACTCCTCGCCCCGGGCGCGTTCGCGGCGGAGCCGACGCGCGAGGAACAGGTGCGCGCGGAGCTGGAACGCCAGCTGCGCGACATGGTCCCCGAGTCCCCTTCCGAAGTGCAGGTGCTCTTCGCGGGCTTCAAGCCCGAGGACGGCTACCGGCTCGTGGAGACCGACTTCCTCCTGGATGGCGAACCGCTCGCCGTCCCGGGGCTGGACGAGCTCAACGCGCCCGGCGTCCACCGGCTCGCGAACCTGAAGGTCGAACCCGGCGAGCACACCCTCGTCTCGCGCGTCACGTACACCAACGGCTCCTGGAGCCTGTTCAGCGAGACCAACGGCTTCCTCTGGAAGATCACCGCCTCCGTCGGCTTCCAGACCCAGCGCGGCCTGCGCGTCGTGGTGAAGGCCTCCCCCAGCGTGGTGCCCAACGCGCCGGATCCGCGCCTCAAGCTCAAGCTCACCCACGCCGTCACCGCGGAGATGATCCAGCCGCTGAAGGACGAGCCCGCCGTCGTCACCGCGCCGCCCGTGAAGCCCGCGCCCGTGGATGCCGGCGCCCCGGTGAAGGTCGCCCAGCCCACGCCGCCGCCGGACGCGGGCGTGAAGCCCACGACGACCGTCGTCTCCGTGACGCCGCCCGTGGAGCGCCCGCCGGTGGCCGCCAGCCGCCTGCGCCTCCAGGTGACGTCGAAGAAGCCCACCTCCGCCACCGCCTTCGTGCGCGGTCCGGGCGAGCCCCTCAAGCTCACCGTGCCCGGCAAGAAGCCGCAGGACGTGCCCCTGTCCGCGGGCGCGTACACCGTGGACCTCATCGCCGACGGCTTCCTCGCGCAGACGCGCCAGGTGGTGCTGGCCGCCGGGGCGGACACGTCGCTCGCCTTCGCGCTGGTGCCCGCGCCCAAGGCCGCCAAGGCCGCCAAGGTGCAGGAGGGCCGCATCGAGCTGCCCCAGCCCCTGAGCTTCGACGAGAAGAAGCCCGTGCCCGCCAAGGCCTCGCTCGCGGGCCTGGACCTGGCGGTGGACCTGCTCGTACGCGACCCGAAGGCCCGCCTGCGCATCGAAGGCCACACCGACTCGAAGGAAGTCCCCGAGCCCGCGCGCCAGAGCCTCTCCGACGCCCGCGCCCGCGCCGTGGCCGACATGCTGATCCGCGCCGGCGTGGCCCCGTCCCGAGTGGAGGCCGTGGGCCTGGGCGACCGCAGCCCCAAGGCCCCCAACCTGATTCCTCGCGGCCGTGAGCTCAACCGCCGCGTGGAGCTGGTGCTGCTGCGCCCCTGA
- a CDS encoding WGR domain-containing protein, with the protein MPRYEFTEGSSSKFWEITLEGTTLTKRWGRIGTDGQEKVEEFDSKAEAKKAYDSQIREKEGKGYTLAEGGDSDGGEATAESAVNPDLEAAILAKPDDVKGYLAYAEWLKGEGDPRAELILLQHSALDAPAATRKKVAKLIEDHANELLGESLMEAVSDETLKLEWHLGFIREARLGQVDYDSTADIPDLLAELLAHPSARFLSRLTLGMASFDGENDYDETLAVLAKAKPAPPLRSLFIGDFEFPDETEISWTQVGDLKPLYKVYPQLQELRVRGGEIGFGKIDLPELRSFTVETGGLHEGAVKEIVKAKWPKLESLEIWFGQENYGASGGVKELKPLLDAEGVPALRKLGLRNSEFTDELCAALPKSKILAQIEELDLSMGTMSDAGADTLAQNAKAFAHLKTLDVTQNFLTKAGQKTVANVAKSVASGNQRTPYDEESRYAAVGE; encoded by the coding sequence ATGCCTCGCTACGAGTTCACGGAAGGCAGCTCCAGCAAGTTCTGGGAGATCACCCTGGAGGGCACCACGCTGACCAAGCGCTGGGGCCGCATCGGCACCGACGGCCAGGAGAAGGTCGAGGAGTTCGACTCCAAGGCCGAGGCGAAGAAGGCCTACGACTCGCAGATCCGCGAAAAGGAAGGCAAGGGCTACACGCTCGCCGAAGGCGGGGACAGCGACGGCGGAGAGGCCACCGCCGAGTCCGCCGTCAACCCGGACCTGGAGGCCGCCATCCTCGCGAAGCCCGACGACGTGAAGGGCTACCTCGCGTACGCCGAATGGCTCAAGGGCGAGGGTGACCCGCGCGCCGAGCTGATCCTCCTCCAGCACTCCGCGCTGGATGCGCCCGCGGCCACGCGCAAGAAGGTGGCGAAGCTCATCGAGGACCACGCCAACGAGCTGCTGGGCGAGTCGCTGATGGAGGCCGTCTCCGACGAGACCCTCAAGCTGGAGTGGCACCTGGGCTTCATCCGCGAGGCCCGCCTGGGTCAGGTGGACTACGACTCCACGGCGGACATCCCGGACCTGCTGGCCGAGCTGCTGGCCCATCCCTCCGCGCGGTTCCTGAGCCGTCTGACCCTGGGCATGGCCAGCTTCGACGGCGAGAACGATTACGACGAAACGCTGGCGGTGCTCGCGAAGGCGAAGCCCGCGCCGCCGCTGCGCTCGCTGTTCATTGGCGACTTCGAGTTCCCGGACGAGACGGAGATCTCCTGGACGCAGGTGGGCGACCTCAAGCCGCTCTACAAGGTCTACCCCCAGCTCCAGGAGCTGCGCGTGCGCGGCGGTGAGATCGGGTTCGGGAAGATCGATCTGCCGGAGCTGCGCTCGTTCACCGTGGAGACCGGTGGCCTCCACGAGGGCGCGGTGAAGGAGATCGTGAAGGCGAAGTGGCCGAAGCTGGAGTCGCTGGAGATCTGGTTCGGCCAGGAGAACTACGGCGCGAGCGGCGGGGTGAAGGAGCTCAAGCCCCTGCTCGACGCGGAGGGCGTGCCGGCCCTGCGCAAGCTGGGGCTGCGCAACTCGGAGTTCACCGACGAGCTGTGCGCGGCGCTGCCCAAGTCGAAGATCCTCGCTCAAATCGAAGAGCTGGATCTGTCCATGGGCACGATGAGCGACGCGGGTGCGGACACGCTGGCCCAGAACGCCAAGGCCTTCGCGCACCTCAAGACGCTGGACGTCACCCAGAACTTCCTCACGAAGGCGGGGCAGAAGACCGTGGCCAACGTCGCGAAGTCCGTGGCGAGTGGCAACCAGCGCACGCCCTACGACGAAGAATCGCGCTACGCCGCCGTGGGCGAGTAG
- a CDS encoding STM4014 family protein, which translates to MPPFLIIGNPGNRRVTLFQEALVRAGLPPAHVVAWETVARAPDVLLELPDTERLVRIDAAGEEAAVERAFLQRGFTDALGAGCDTVTPEQLDALPDEHGRVLCPRQHHLGFLRVLEDLTRRFAQRPHWRVLSAPGAIADLFDKRTTSRRYAGLGIPVPPFLDVAPGTPPEALRHALREAGFREAFVKLSCGSSASCLAVYRPGLAQGSLLTSLHRGSTGWFNSLKVRRVTDAREVDAVLSFLLREGSQVEEARPKARLGGDMFDCRVLAVRGEPVFTVVRQSRLPITNLHLGGYRGDLDAFHAAVPPGELEAAMESCRAVARAHDCLHVGIDLMFEDFFHGHRVLEANAFGDLLPGLTRDGLSVYDWEIREALR; encoded by the coding sequence ATGCCGCCGTTCCTGATCATCGGCAACCCCGGGAACCGGCGCGTCACGCTCTTTCAGGAGGCCCTGGTCCGCGCCGGGCTTCCTCCCGCGCACGTGGTGGCGTGGGAGACGGTGGCCCGCGCTCCCGACGTCCTCCTGGAGCTGCCCGACACGGAGCGCCTCGTCCGCATCGACGCGGCAGGGGAGGAAGCGGCCGTGGAGCGGGCCTTCCTCCAGCGAGGCTTCACGGATGCGCTCGGCGCGGGCTGCGACACCGTGACGCCCGAGCAACTGGATGCACTGCCGGATGAACACGGCCGCGTGTTGTGCCCCCGGCAGCACCACCTGGGCTTTCTTCGCGTTCTGGAGGACCTGACCCGGCGGTTCGCGCAGCGTCCCCACTGGCGCGTGCTGTCCGCTCCGGGCGCCATCGCGGACCTGTTCGACAAGCGGACCACTTCGCGCCGGTACGCGGGCCTGGGCATCCCCGTGCCGCCGTTCCTGGACGTGGCCCCGGGCACCCCGCCGGAGGCCCTGCGCCACGCTCTGCGCGAGGCGGGCTTCCGCGAGGCGTTCGTGAAGCTGTCCTGCGGTTCGTCCGCGTCGTGCCTCGCCGTGTACCGGCCGGGTCTGGCGCAAGGCTCGCTGCTCACCAGCCTGCACCGGGGCAGCACCGGCTGGTTCAACTCCCTCAAGGTGCGCCGCGTAACGGACGCGCGGGAGGTGGACGCGGTGCTGTCCTTCCTCCTGCGCGAAGGCTCTCAGGTGGAGGAGGCCCGGCCCAAGGCGCGGCTGGGTGGGGACATGTTCGACTGCCGCGTCCTCGCGGTGCGCGGCGAGCCCGTCTTCACCGTGGTGCGCCAGAGCCGCCTGCCCATCACCAACCTGCACCTGGGCGGCTACCGGGGAGACCTGGACGCCTTCCACGCGGCGGTGCCACCCGGCGAACTGGAGGCCGCGATGGAGAGCTGCCGCGCCGTGGCCCGTGCGCACGACTGCCTCCACGTGGGCATCGACCTGATGTTCGAGGACTTCTTCCACGGCCACCGTGTGCTGGAGGCGAACGCCTTCGGGGACCTGCTCCCCGGCCTCACGCGCGATGGCCTGTCCGTCTACGACTGGGAGATCCGCGAAGCGCTGCGCTGA